The Lathyrus oleraceus cultivar Zhongwan6 chromosome 5, CAAS_Psat_ZW6_1.0, whole genome shotgun sequence genome includes the window GAGCAACGAAGTACATCGTAGCAAGAAGATTTAAGCGAGGAGATGAAATTTCACCAACCTACAAGATTGAGATGCGTCCCACTGTTCGTTGTAAATGGCGGAGATGATGATGACGTAGGAATTCTAGAGACTTCAGAGGTAATTGCTTTGAATTTCGCACTCTTCGCAGTTAACCTTCTTCTTCTCATTCTCCTGATATTTGCATcttttaaaattttcaaacttaaaataataataaataaaatattaacgTGCCATTTAAAataattcaaaataaaaataataaaaccACATCAGcattttagaaaaaaaaataCCACATAGCATAACTTGATATATAAACATCTAAAATGTATCTTTTTCCATCATCAAAATTTAAAAGAACCGAATTCTAAAATAAATTCAGATAAGAAAAATAACAATCACCTCTATAACAAAGGACAAACATGTTATTAAGTCAAAAAATAATACAATcactatttaaaaaaaatataatatcCCATTGTCTACTCAAAGATTAGTCTTATagtgaaaaataaataaatttatataaataatttaatGTGTTTGTGCTACAAATTGTTATAAATAATATTGTAAATTTTGTTATTCATATATtcaatattatttataaaaatatttttgaattaattttaaataaatgATATTATGAAATCATTTAATTAGATTAAagtctaaaaaaaagtgttttttagtaaataaaattaaaaaaagttTTACTAAGCCTTATTTTTCGTAATAAAAAGTTAAGTAATTTTatgataattaattaaataacaTTTATATTCTCCTAATATTTTCTCTTCTTATCCACGGTGTAAATGCCACGTACTACCTTTCGCTCCACTTTTAGCCAGTGGCGCCCACCTAATATGACACGTGTCAACATCACATTGCATTTCACGAACGAACTCTTCAACAACTTGATATATATACACCCTACTAAGAGTGGTGTGCTCGTGTGTGACACTGTGCACTCTCTTACACTGTACCATCACTCCCACTCTCTCCGTCTAAATAGCTTCCTCTTCCTCGCTCTCGTTTTTTTCTTCTCATTGCGTCTCAACAAAATCGAATCTGAAAATCTCAATCTCAACGCAAACAAACCCTAATTCCCTAAAATTGTAGCTCGCAACACTGTAATTTCTTTCCCCTCTCTAAGATTCGCTTATCCAATTCGTGCAGTTAGGTTTTTTATATAGCGTTTTATATTTAACATACATCAGGGATTTTATATTTAAATGGCGGAGGAGGAAAAATGgttttttttgatattttttacgCGAAATTTTAAACCCTAGGTCTGTGGTTTTTGAAGGGGGGGAGTGGTTTCCGTTAACTTCATATTAGGGTTTTTTCTTTAGGTTCTTATATGAGTATATATATACTAGTGTTAATTTGACATGTTCTTGATGTTTATCTggaattaatttttttttctttttactGATATGTGAATTTTTCTTAATATTGGTGTAGGTATTTGTTTTGCTGCCATAGTTACAGCACAGAAAGAGGTACGGTTGCTAGTGATTATTTTCCTTGATGAATTTAAATTTGAAATTTATTGATTCTGTAGTGAATGGTCATTGGTCATTGTGTGATTTCTGCTGAGTTTGTGTCTCAGTTGAAGTTTTATTTTTTTATGGTCTCATGCAAATTACCAAGTTTCAGCTACCGATGTTTGGAATATAGTTTAAACGAATTCCAAAGAATCAGAATTGATTTCTtttgtgttgatgcattttggCGCTTTGATACTGAGGCCTAGTACATTGCGAGTGATTAGGTGTGATCTCTGATGGTCTGATTATATAGTTTGAAATATAATTCACTAGTCTTGCATGGTATAGTTACATCACATGCTAACAGCGCCCTAAGTTTAATGTCATTGTAAAAGCCGGGAAGACTTCATACCAGTATTTGTCTTTTTTGTATTGTGATATATGTTATCCTTAGTAGTCATGTTATTTTGGGAAGCCACCGTATTGTCTAGAAACACGGTGACAATGGAGTTAGCTAGTACTGTGGTATTAGTGTTATTAGGTCTGTTCATGGTTTGGTTTGTAGAGAAAACTGAAGCGAACCTAAGCTAACATTAGTTCAGTTCACAATAACTGAACCCAACTTTTAGTTGTCCGTTCTGTGCCAAACCAAACTGTCATAACAGTTCTGTGAACCGGTTCTGCATTTTCTTACTGAACTGAACCAAAATAGAATGGAAACCATTATTTAAAAATGTAAATTATTTTCTATATTTCTATATATCAATTTTAATAGGTTGATGCACACAAACATAGTAGACAGATTCAGAAGGAGGTCATTTATGTTCAGAAACAAAAATTCCTCAACCTGATAGATCGGAAACATACATGAAAATTGAAAATAGAAAAACAAGATCAAAGGCAAGTGTCAAAGCACAAAGCAACaatattcataaaaaaaatatcaaaaacCAAAATCAAATGTATACACCTGCCATATTTGCAGAAAATTAAATTGAGAGGTTGCTGAGAATTTTGGGTGGCTAATCCATTTACGACAGAGATTCTAGTTGTGACATAGTTTCTACTCTCGTCGTCACTGCTACGTGATGCAAATGTTACTCGCTACAGTGTTGCCACATGATACAAGTGTGCGACGACACTGCTATGCGGTTGACCTTTTTGAGCAATGGGTGGCGATGCTACGCCCGACGGCTGAATTTAAGACAAAATTTGGCAGACAGAGCTTCAGTTATTATCTCTACTTTTTTTTTAGGATTTGTttgatttaatttggttttacTGATCTGATTTTATGCTATTAGAATTTGTTTTGGTTCAGTTATGTTATAGTTCACTACTAGTTTCTAATGAATGGTTCGGTTCACAAACCGTTTTAATAATCAAGGTCTGGCTCTCAATTTTACCCAACGGTTCAGTTTAAAATCAGCTCGGGTCTCCAGGTCAGTTTGGTTCTTGGATTTTTTGAACACCCCTAAGTGTTATTCCAACATAAAACTGTCAAATCTACTTGATATGGATTAGTTTAGATGCAATTTTGTTGTCATTTGTTATGATCTTAGTATTTTGGACTAGTAGATTTTTCATCGTCCTTGGTGCAGACTTCATAGTTTTTCTTAGATTATTGAGAAAACTATCTATGATCCTATGATGCTGATATTTAAAATACTCCAAGTAGCTTTTTGACAGTTTTTaacttgtttttctttttataaTTAGCTAAAGACATTTTTCCTCTTATTGTAGGCACTAATTTAACAGATAAGCCAAGATGGAGCAACAGAACCAAAATAATACTCCAGATGGTTCAGGAGATGTGCCTCTGAAGCGCAAACGTGGTCGCCCACGGAAATACCCAAGGCCAGATTCAGCAGAGAGTTCCTACATGCAACTTAGTCAAAACAGAAAGCAGACTCCTATTCGTGCTGAACATGCTCCAGTACCTCCTGGATTTCAAACAGTTAATGGTAATGAACACCTTCAAAGGGGCCTAGAAAATGAACCAAATGATGCAGCGGTGGGTCAGGTTGTTTCTGGTGTAGTTGAGGCAATATTTGATGCTGGATATTTGCTCAGTGTTAGAGTTGGTAATTCTGATACTACTTTGAGGGGGCTAGTCTTTAAGACTGGACGTTTCGTTCCCGTTTCCCCTGAGAATGATGTGGCTCCAGGTGTTCCAATGATCCAAAGAAATGAGGTTCCCTTCCCTTCAAGACCTACTCAGTTTCATACTCCTCTTTCAAAAGAAAAGAATGGGCAACCTGCTAGCGCTTCTAGAATTGAAACCCTTCCAATGAATGGTTCACAATCTCTCCCTCAGGTTCCCAGAGGAACAGTTAGTTCTGGTAACTTGGTTGCTGCTTCCAGAACGAACGCTCCTTATGCGACTGGTCAAACTGCTGATCAATTAGCCAGAGGTAATGTGGTGCCGATTTTGTTCCAACCTAGCTTTTTAAACGGGATGACGGTTTCTACTTCACCAGTACAAATCACCCCAGTTTCTCTAGCGGGTGGAGTGAATACTGTGGGCAAGGAAATTCCTGTAGATGGAAATCAAGCACTTAACTCTCCTGCTCAAACTAGCCAGAATTTGTTTCCAAGTAGCGCGCAAAGCAAAGGTGTTCACTCGAATTATCAATCTTCTTCTGACGTGTTGAATAAAAATGTGGACAAATCATCAACAGTGGCTAGCATGCCTTTTGAGCAACTGGTTACTGAAGGTGTTAAAAGGCTCGAAACTCCAACAGATGCCCTGGATTCAAAGACCGGAAACAGCATGTCAGGCGATAACATTATTCAGGTAGACAAAGTCAATGATGCAGGTCAATCTGTCTTGATCGAGCCTAATTATGCTTCTATTTCTGCTTCTAAAGCTTCAGACTACACTGAAACTGGCAAAATGACCGAGCTTTTGCAGCAGGTAAAAAAAAGGCTTTGACTTATTTTAATTGAAGGATAATATAGGAATAACTTGGTTAAATAGGATGAAATTAGTTGAGATTTCAATACACTGATGTGTTGTAATGTGATAAGGTTCTGCAGAATAACAAAACAGAAAACCAGGAAGCCAAAGCAGCAGAGGCAGGATCTGGAGACAAGTTAGATGATATAAGAAGTTTTGGAACTGGATTTCAAGATGGTGGAACTGTTCATTCAACAAATCCTTTCTGAGCATTCATTGcttaatttatatatattttttataattatcAGTGGCTATTGTGCCAGCAGGATTATCTATAAAAAATAGTTTAAGTTATTGGCAAAGTGAaatatttagggttttcaagttAGTTTCTAGGATCTTTAATAAATTAAATTTGCAAGCCAAGACTGGTTTGTCGATTTTACCTTAATTTTGGATGTTAATTACTTTTTTACAAAGCAAATGTTTTCCAAAACAtgatttaatattttaatttcatgtcattttaaGAGGCCTGTTATTCTAATTTACCATGTTCTTCTATATTTTATGATACCATATCTATGCTTTTTTTTGGACATGACACTGTATATAACCTACTCTCATTTAAACACATGCTAATTTATAAAATAGTCTAATTAATTTTACTGAAGTTGCATACATTTTTTTGGGGTGCTTTAAGAGGGCCTAAGCCCAACAAAGAGAAAGAACCACATACAACACAATACAAATACAATTACGACTAACGCGATTATCTTCTAGAAAAAAGTTAATCATAAAAGTTGAGCATTCATCATAGTGAGTATAAGATTAATTCCTTCTTTTGCAAGAGCATCTCCACTCTTGTTAGTCTTGGGGAAAATATGAACAAATCGTATTTTCCCATCTTGCTAAATGAAACTAGGTTTGGTGTAATAcctatttttaaaaaaaaattatttatattaattaattataattttatatGAATATTTAATTATTATTTGTGTGATAATTGGGATGTGTTATGGCATCATGGATGGGTGACCTTTGGATAGAGAGCGTGGAGAGTGATTAGAGGTTGataaatttatttataattatttaattgattaaaataatgttttagtgttattatttaaatgaaataataaaaaaaaaaaatgaGTTTGGGGTGGAAAATGCGAATTGTggagaattaaaataaataatgtgAGTTAGTAATAATTGAGTCTTATAGGAGTATTAGAAGATAGAAATTAGATCTTTGATTTATGAGGAGAAAAGTGAAGGAAAAAGTTAGACTCTGTGAAACTTTTGAAATTGAAGAAAAAGAGACCAGAGAAGAGAAAAGTAAGGAAAACCTAAAGAGAGCTCTAAGGAAGGGATGTCATAGGCAAAAGATTGATTTTTTCTAAAATTACAAGGTAAGGGTGAGAATTTGGTTCAATAATAGGGACATGAATGGAAGGGTAGAGGAACATTTGGATTGATGATGAATATCGATATTTGTTCAATGAAATTTATGTTTTAAAGTGTCCATGTATGTCCATCATTGGTGATGTTTAAAAAACTTAGGGAATAATATAGTATATAGATTCATGATTATATGAATATAAGTAGTGATTGATATGTGTATGTTTATGACTGAATTTAAAACCATCAAATATTTTTTATATGATTTCAAGGACGTTTTGtggttggagaagatgaaaatcgggctggaaatttcagaaaaacaGGAACTATTTggtaacgccttcgtgcacggttttgataataactttcaactcgtaaaTTATTTTGGAACGGGGTTTGAAGCGTTGGGTAGTTGAAACAGAGGGCCataactttgtttcagggatAAAATAGTTTTAACGATTTTATCAGAGGTTGATAGTAGGTGGAAAAGAAATGTATGATGTGATGAATATTGATGAGGTCCGTATTACAAATTATTTGATGTGTTGTGAATGATTGAGATGATGTATTTGATTATATTGGTGGTAGTCCAGAAGGGTGGATTGCGCTGCGCATGGTTGTAATTGTCTGATTGATTGTGGACcactaaatattattataattatcGTGTTAATTGCATTATTACCATGCCATATatccattgttgatatgttgaAGGAGATAAGTCATACGTCCGAAGGGGGACAAAAGACTTATTCGGAACTCAAAAGGGAGAGTTTGGGATTCCTAAGGGAGAATCAGGTTCGTAAGAAGAACCAAATGTTgaattggtaccacatgcatatgagtcATTATCGTTGTCGTGAGTCGCATAACAAGAATGAATTATATGCGTGAAATCTGACTATGTGTGATGATGGTTATTGGAAAAAATAGGTAAAAACTGTTATATTTTATTCATCAGCCTTAGGCTGGTTTATATAGTGAGGATACAATTGTTACAATTGATTTTCTCCTTAatggagaataaagaaaaaaaagatagtattaaagacaataataaaatcgaaaataatatattttccaacgCCCCCTCAAGTTGGTGCATAGATATCTATCATGCCCAACTTGTCTATCAAATACTCAAAAGTAGGTCTTGTCAAACTTTTGGTCAGGATATCCACAGTTTGTTGACTTGAAGTCACGAAGGGTAGACATATGATTCTCGCATCTAACTTCTTCTTTATGAAGTGTCGATCAATCTCGATATGCTTGGTTTTGTCATGTTGAACTGGATTATGAGCTATGCTAATAGCATCTTTACTGTCAGAGTACAATTTCAATGGAAACTCAATTTTCATCTTAAGTTCTTCTAGGACTCTAAGGATCCATAATCCTTCATAAATACCTTGAGACATAGCTCTAAACTCGACCTCTGCTCTACTCCTTACTACAACTCATTGTTTCTTGCTCCTCCATGTTACAAGATTACCCCAAACATAGGTATAATATCCAGAGGTTGATCTTCTATCTGTGATTGAACCTATCTAATCAGCATCGGTGAAGATAGACATATTTCTTTCACTAGTCTTCTTAAAAATAATCCTTTTCCAGGATTTCCCTTCAAACATCTCAGTATCATATAGATTGCCTCAAGATGTCCCTCGAAAGGAGAATGCATAAACTGACTCACTACACTAACTGAGAAAGCAATATCAGGTCGAGTGTGTGACAAATAAATCAGTTTCACAACCAATCTCTGATATCTCTCAGTATCAGCAGAAACATTACCTTCTCCCCAAAGTTTATCATTAGGATCCATAGGGGTATCTACAGGACGACATCCACTCATTCGTGTTTCTTTCAACAAGTCTATAATGTATTTCTGTTGTGAAACCGCAATACCATTTTTTTACAGAGAAACCTCCATACCTAGAAAATATCTCATGAATCCTTGGTCCTTGATTTCAAAGTCTACTGCCAATTTCTCTTTTACTCTTGCCATTTCCACTGTATCGTCTCCAGTAAGGAAAATATCATCAACATGAACAATCAGGACGACAACTTTCCCATCATGGGAGAATTTTGTGAACAAGGTCTGATCAACCTGTCCTTGGATGTACCCTTGTTTCTTCATGGACAAAGTGAATTTTTCAAACCAAGCTCCAGGGGACTGATTTAATCCATACAAAGACTTATTTAGTTTGCACACATTTGAtccaaatttgttttcaaatCCAGGAGGAATGTTCATATATACTTCTTCTTATAGATTGACATTAAGAAATGCATTCTTAACATCTAACTGATGCAAAGGCCAATCCATGTTAGCAGCAAGAGACAAAAGAATTCTGAAAGTGTTCAATTTTGAAACAGGAAAAAATGTCTTTGAGTAATCTATACCATAGGTCTGAGTAAAGCCTTTAGCCACCAAGCGAGCCTTGTACCTTTCAATTGACCTATCTGAATTATACTTCATAGTAAACACCCATTTGCATCCAACTGTCTTCTTGCCATCTGGTAGTGACGTAACACTACAAGTTTTGTTCTTTTCAAGAGCTTTCATCTCCTCAAGTACAACTTCCCTTCACTTTGGAGTTTCTAGAGCAACCTGTACACTTTTTGGAATTTCTACACTAGACAATTTTGAAGTGAAGGCAAACATAGATGAAGACAAATTTGAATATGATATGAAATTGGACATGGGATGTTTAGTGCAAGATCTTACAGGTTTTCTAATGGCAACAAGATCATCTATATCAGGATATAAAATACGACTCTCAGAAACAAAGATAGACTTACCTTTTCTTATGTTAGGAAATTGATCATTCCCCGATTCAGATTCTTGGCAGTGTTAAGATGTGGACTGGTCATTTCCTTTATGGtgctctgataccatgttaagacAAGTGGTTGGCgtaactcaaccctacaaaactTTTCCTTTCCAAGTCTTGTTTCCTAATTCAAATTTGTTTTATTGACTCATTATCTTGTGGCATTTCAATTAGATCATCATTATCATCGTTTTCAGGATTCTCATTGttttctacaagagaaaatgaaGGCTCATATTCACAAGGTTCCTTACTTATAACAAGAGTAGGATCATATAAAGAATCATGGCCATTTTCTGTTGGTGCAGGTGTAAAAATCTCAGAATTTTGTGATACTGGCAAAGATAAGTTATTTTAAAAACTCATGTCCTCAATTTGAAACGAGTCTTCGTTTATCTCCCCCCTTGAAGATGACTGTCATAAAATAAAGGTTTATTTTCAAAGAATATAACATCCATAGtgaaaaacattttttttaatttttggatcaaaacatTTACATCCTTTTTGGGTTGGGGAGTATCCAACAAAGACATATTTTATAGCACGTGGCTCAAGTTTTCCAACATTTTTATGTTCATGAACAAAGGTTGTGCAACCAAAGATTTTTAAAGTCAAATCAGTTAAAACACGAGTACTAACATTCTTTGAAGACATTAATAGGAGTTTGAAAATTGAGAATTTCGGAGGgcattctgttaattaaataTGCAACTTTTAAAATAGCTTCGCCCCACAAATAATTTGGTACTTTATTTGAAAAAAGTAGAGCTCTAGCAACCTCTAGTTAATGTCTATTTTTCCTTTCggccactccattttgttgaggagtattAGGACATGAATTTTGATATACAATCCCATTTTTTAGAAGAAAATCACCCAAGATAGTGTTAAAATATTCTTTGCCATTATTACTTCTAAAGACTtggatatttgtttgaaattggtTCCGCACCATTGAAAAAAATTCTTTACAACCTGACAAACATCTGATTTTCCCTTTAACAAGTACACCCAACATACTCTTGTATGGTCATCTATAATTGTGATAAACCATTTTTGGAGAGAGAGTGTACTTGTACGGTTAGAGCCCCAAACATCACTATGAATAATAGAAAAAGGTTTTGATGGTTTATAAGGCTGTATTGAAAATTGGGAACGATGATGCTTTGCAAACTCACATGCTTCATATTTAAATGAAGAAAAGTTTTTATTATGAAATTTCTTAGGAAACAAGTGTTTTAAGTAACGAAAACTAGGATGGCCTAATCTTAAATGCCATACCATAATGTTGTCATCTTTAttaatcaaaacagaaaaagacTCAAAGCAGGAACTTATTGTTTTTGAAGGTAGTTGTGATGCAGATCTAATGTCAAGGTAGTAAAGTCCTCCACTCTCCTTGGCCAACCATCTTCCCCAGTTCAAATCCTGAAAGACACGGTAAGATCAGaaaaaattagtttg containing:
- the LOC127084931 gene encoding protein METABOLIC NETWORK MODULATOR 1 isoform X2 — translated: MEQQNQNNTPDGSGDVPLKRKRGRPRKYPRPDSAESSYMQLSQNRKQTPIRAEHAPVPPGFQTVNGNEHLQRGLENEPNDAAVGQVVSGVVEAIFDAGYLLSVRVGNSDTTLRGLVFKTGRFVPVSPENDVAPGVPMIQRNEVPFPSRPTQFHTPLSKEKNGQPASASRIETLPMNGSQSLPQVPRGTVSSGNLVAASRTNAPYATGQTADQLARGNVVPILFQPSFLNGMTVSTSPVQITPVSLAGGVNTVGKEIPVDGNQALNSPAQTSQNLFPSSAQSKGVHSNYQSSSDVLNKNVDKSSTVASMPFEQLVTEGVKRLETPTDALDSKTGNSMSGDNIIQVDKVNDAGQSVLIEPNYASISASKASDYTETGKMTELLQQNNKTENQEAKAAEAGSGDKLDDIRSFGTGFQDGGTVHSTNPF
- the LOC127084931 gene encoding protein METABOLIC NETWORK MODULATOR 1 isoform X1 yields the protein MEQQNQNNTPDGSGDVPLKRKRGRPRKYPRPDSAESSYMQLSQNRKQTPIRAEHAPVPPGFQTVNGNEHLQRGLENEPNDAAVGQVVSGVVEAIFDAGYLLSVRVGNSDTTLRGLVFKTGRFVPVSPENDVAPGVPMIQRNEVPFPSRPTQFHTPLSKEKNGQPASASRIETLPMNGSQSLPQVPRGTVSSGNLVAASRTNAPYATGQTADQLARGNVVPILFQPSFLNGMTVSTSPVQITPVSLAGGVNTVGKEIPVDGNQALNSPAQTSQNLFPSSAQSKGVHSNYQSSSDVLNKNVDKSSTVASMPFEQLVTEGVKRLETPTDALDSKTGNSMSGDNIIQVDKVNDAGQSVLIEPNYASISASKASDYTETGKMTELLQQVLQNNKTENQEAKAAEAGSGDKLDDIRSFGTGFQDGGTVHSTNPF